GGGCGACTTCGAGGTTGTCCCCCATCCCGCCGTCCACGGCGACCATGGTCTCGCCGCCGGCCCGCTTGACCGTCACCACGCGGTAGAGCGAGACCCCCGCCTCCGCCACCATCGACCGGCCGGGCTCGATGATCAGCCGGGCGCCGGCCGGCAGCAGCGCGTCGACCGCGGCGGTCAGCGCGTCCAGGTAGGCCTCGACCGTCGGCGGCCGGTCGTCGTACGTATAGCGGGCCCCCAGCCCGCCGCCGAGGTCGTAGACGGGAAACCTGCCGAGCTCCGCCACCGCCGCGACCGCCCGGACGAACGGCTCGGTGTCGAGGATCTGCGAGCCGATGTGCACATGCAGTCCGTCCAGGCGCAGCCGGGCGCTGCCGCGCAGCCGGGCGATCGCCTCCCGTGCCTGCGGCGGCAGCAGCCCGAACTTCGAGCCGCGCTGACCGGTGGAGACCGCCTCATGGGTGTCGGGGCGGATGTCGGGGGTGACCCGTACGAGGACGCCCTGGGTCCGGCCGCCGGCGCCGTGGGTGCGGGCCATGAGGTGTTCCAGCCGGTCGATGTCGTCGAAGTTGTCGATGACGACCAGACCGGCACCGGCCTCGACGGCGGCCCGGAGGTAGTCCTCCGTCTTGGCGTTGCCGTGCACGATCACCTTGGCCGGGTCGGTGCCCCCGGCGAGCGCGAGCGCCAGTTCACCACCACTGGCGACATCGACGCCGAGGCCTTCCTCGGCGAGCAGCCGGTAGACGGCGGTGCACGGGAAGGCCTTGGAGGCGAAGGCGGCCATCGAGTCCGGCCGGCGTGCGGCCAGCCCGTCGGCGTAGCGGCCGGCCCGGTCCCGGAGGGCGCGCTCGTCGATGAACAGGGCGGGGGTGCCGTGGCGTGCCGCGAGCTCGGTCACCGGACATCCGCCGATGCGCAGCCCGCCGTCCGGCGCGGTCGAGGTGCCCGGCGGGAACAGTCCGAGCAGGGCGTCACCGGACGGGTCGACCGGCGCTGCGGTGGTGGTCCTGTGGGCCATGGGGTGCTCCTTGCTGGGTCGTACCGGGGGTGCGGGGCGCTCGGCGGGCCCGTCGGCCCCGGCCCGGGATCGGCTCCGCACCATGCTGCGTCCCACCCGCTTCCCCGTCGTTGGCGCGATCGCCTAGGGTCCGACCGTGGATCTGTCGGATACGCCGAACCCGCCGGACCTCGGTGGGACGAGCGAGGAGCTGTTCGCGCTGGCCAACGCCGTGGCCGCGGTGATCGGTGGCTCGGTGGCGATCGAGGACCTCGACCACCGGGTGCTGGCGTATTCGTCGGTGCCGGGCCAGCGGATCGACGAGCTGCGCCGCCGCGGCATCCTGGACCGGCGGGTGCCCGACGAGCCCGCACCGCAGCGCCAGTACCGCGAGGTGCTCGCCGCGCCCGGCGTCGTCCGGCCGCCGCGGCTCGCCCCCGGTGAACTGCCGCGCGCCGCGGCCGCGATCCGTGCGGGCGAGCTGCCGCTGGGCACCATCTGGGCGATCGAGGGGGATCCCGGGGCCGGTGCGGCCGGTGACCGGGCGCTGCTGGACGGCGCGCGGCTCGCCGCGCTGCACATGCTGCGCCGCCGCAGCTCGGCCGAACTCGGTCTGCGGGCCCGCGAGGAGGCGCTGCGGGCGGCGCTGTGCGGTGACGGCGGCGCGCAGGAGATCCGGTTTCGGCTGGGTCTGCCGGAGCGGCCGAGGCTGACGCTGCTGGGGTGTGCGCCGGCTGCGGGCGGGCCCGACCGGGCCGGGCCGGAGGTGGTCCGGCTGGGTGCGGCGGCCGCCCGTCACTGGTCCGCCGTGCACGGTGAGGCGGCCGTGGCCACCGTCGGCCGTACCGTCTACGTCCTGCTGCCCGGGGCCGGCCCGGACGAGGCCCGCCGGCTGGCCGGACAGGCGGTGGCCGCGCTCGGCCGCACCCTGGACACGGCGCTGCGCACCGCGGTCAGCCGCCCCGCCGACGACCCCGCCGGACTGCCCGCGCTGCGCGCCGAGGTGGACGACATCCTGCGGGTGACGACGGCGGACGCGGACGCGCCGGAGGTCGCGGCGCTCACCGATGTGCACGCCCGCGTCCTGCTGCTGCACTGCGCCGACGCGCTGGAGCGCCACCCCCGTCTGCGCCACCCGGGCATCGAGGCCATGCGCGCGCACGACCGCACCCGCCGTACCGCGTACGCCGCGTCGGTGGTGGCCTGGCTGGACGCGGCCGGCAATGTCGGGGAGGCCGCGCAGCGGCTGACCGTCCACCCCAACACCCTCAAGTACCGCCTCCGTCGCGCCCATGAGCTGTTCGGGATCGACCTCGGCCACCCGGATGTGCGGCTCTCGTGCTGGCTGCAACTACGGCTCGCTGACTGACCGCACGGGGCCGGCCGGGGCAGCGCAACGGGGCGCCCGCCGCTTCGGCGGGCGCCCCGTTCTCCGCCGGGACACCGGCGGAATGAGCGTGAGGGACGGAGCGTCGTGGGGACTCAGTCCGTGATGATCGCCGGGTCGCTCACACCCGCCTCGCCGGTCTCCACGTGGCCGGCGAACCGGCGCAGGAAGGTGCCGTCGGTGTCGGAGGTGACCGACAGGTCGTACCAGCGCTTGCTGGCGCGCAGGTCGAACGACTTCTTGACGGTGGCGCCCGCACGGACCGGGTAGGTCTCGCTGGCCCCGCCGTAGGCCTGGGTGACGGTGAGATGGCAGTCGGTGCGGCCGGGGTTGGTCAGGGTGAGCTCGACGCGGCCGGCGGTCGCGTCATGGCGGGCGGTCACCTCGGGCCCGGTCTTCTTGCCGGCGCCCTTGAAGGTGCGCAGGAAGCCGTTCGGGCCGTGGACCGTCAGGTCGTACACGTCCTTGGAGTAGGAGGTGTTCCAGGTGTCGGAGATCTTCTTGCCGGCCTCCGTGGTGTACGACCAGGGGCCGTCGGTGCGATTACCGGCGGTGACGGTGAAGCAGGCACCGGCCTTGTCACCGCTCTTGAAGGTGAGGGTGAAGCGGCCGGTGGAGGGGGTCGCGGACCCGTCGACGAGCGGTGCGTACGGCAGCGGGCGGGCGGGGCGGGAGCCCGGCTCCTGCTTGGGCAGCACGGGGTTGGCGGGCGGCTTCGCCACGAGGCCCTTGTGACGCTCCTTGTCCGGCGGCTCGTAGCCGTCGGTTGCGGGGAGCGAGGCCGGCTTGGTGTTCTCCAGGCCGAAGTCGAAGGCGGAGGTCAGGTCGCCGCAGATGGCGCGCCGCCAGGGCGAGATGTTCGGCTCGTGCGCGCCGAACCGGCGCTCCATGAACCGGATGATGGAGGTGTGGTCGAAGACCTCCGAGCAGACGTAGCCGCCGGTGCTCCAGGGGGAGACCACGAGCATCGGGACACGCTGGCCGAGGCCGTAGGGGCCGGCCGCGAACTTGGCGTCGCCGGAGAAGTGGTCGAGCGAGGTGTCCACGGTCGACTTGCCCCGGTCGGCGGAGGCCGGCGGGAAGGGCGGGGCGACGTGGT
This genomic stretch from Streptomyces nigrescens harbors:
- a CDS encoding PucR family transcriptional regulator, producing the protein MDLSDTPNPPDLGGTSEELFALANAVAAVIGGSVAIEDLDHRVLAYSSVPGQRIDELRRRGILDRRVPDEPAPQRQYREVLAAPGVVRPPRLAPGELPRAAAAIRAGELPLGTIWAIEGDPGAGAAGDRALLDGARLAALHMLRRRSSAELGLRAREEALRAALCGDGGAQEIRFRLGLPERPRLTLLGCAPAAGGPDRAGPEVVRLGAAAARHWSAVHGEAAVATVGRTVYVLLPGAGPDEARRLAGQAVAALGRTLDTALRTAVSRPADDPAGLPALRAEVDDILRVTTADADAPEVAALTDVHARVLLLHCADALERHPRLRHPGIEAMRAHDRTRRTAYAASVVAWLDAAGNVGEAAQRLTVHPNTLKYRLRRAHELFGIDLGHPDVRLSCWLQLRLAD
- the lysA gene encoding diaminopimelate decarboxylase, with amino-acid sequence MAHRTTTAAPVDPSGDALLGLFPPGTSTAPDGGLRIGGCPVTELAARHGTPALFIDERALRDRAGRYADGLAARRPDSMAAFASKAFPCTAVYRLLAEEGLGVDVASGGELALALAGGTDPAKVIVHGNAKTEDYLRAAVEAGAGLVVIDNFDDIDRLEHLMARTHGAGGRTQGVLVRVTPDIRPDTHEAVSTGQRGSKFGLLPPQAREAIARLRGSARLRLDGLHVHIGSQILDTEPFVRAVAAVAELGRFPVYDLGGGLGARYTYDDRPPTVEAYLDALTAAVDALLPAGARLIIEPGRSMVAEAGVSLYRVVTVKRAGGETMVAVDGGMGDNLEVALYGQRFEAAVATRVHRTSGGPGELCRVVGPHCESGDVLSAGVHLQDPRPGDLIAVPVTGAYTYSLANNYNAACRPPVVFCRDGRSRPVVRRETHADLMRRDLP